The following DNA comes from Hordeum vulgare subsp. vulgare chromosome 3H, MorexV3_pseudomolecules_assembly, whole genome shotgun sequence.
taggattttttggcatTGAAATCACGCAAAAAAGGGTTATGAGGGGACCACGAGCTAACATGGTCCTTTGCCCCCCTAGCGTGCCATGTTGTGTGCTGcccaatgatacgtccattttgcatcatgttttcatgttgatatttatcgctttttgggctgttattacacttcacggtacaatacttatgccttttctctcttattttgcaaggtttacatgaagagggagaatgccggcagctggaattctggcctgaaaaaggagcaagtttgagatacctattatgcgcaactccaaaagccgtgaaaatcaacgtgaattttttttgggatttataaaaatactggaccgaagaagtgccggaggggcgccagcaggaggccacaagcctgctaggcgcgggccccctggtcgcgcctaaggGGCttctgagctccctgctggcccactggcttcccccttttgctacaagaagggtttcggtctggaaaaaatcaggaggaggcttttcggaggattcaccgccgccacgaggcggaacttgagcagaaccaatctagagctccggcatgacgatcctgccggggaaacttccctctcggagggggaaatcatcaccatcgtcatcaccaacactcctctcatcggaggggagtcatcaccatcaacatcttcatcagcaccagctcatctccaaaccctagttcatctcttgtaaccaatctcagtctcgcgactccgattggtacctgtaaggttgctagtagtgttaattactctttgtagttgatgcttgttggattacttggtggaagattatatgttcagatccttgatgctactcattacctctctggtcatgaatatgattatgctttgtgagtagttacttttgttcccgaggacatgggataagtcatgctataagtagtcatgtgaatttggtattcgttcgatattttgatgtgttgtatgttgtttttcctctagtggtgttatgtgaacgtcgactagataacacttcaccattatttgggcctagaggaaggcattgggaagtagtaagtagatgatgggttgctagagtgagagaagcttaaaccctagtttatgcgttgcttcgtaaggggctgatttggatccactagtttaatgctatgattagactttgtcttaattcttctttcgtagttgcggatgcttgcgagaggggttaatcataagtgggatgcttgtccaagtaagggcagtacccaagcgccggtccacccacatatcaaactatcaaagtagcgaacgcgaatcatatgaacatgatgaaaactagcttgatagaattttccatgtgtcctcggaagcgttttacctcctataagactttgtccaggcttgtcccttgctacaaaagggattgggccactttgctgcaccgttgttacttttgttacttgctacttgctgcgaatcatctcaccacacaactacttgttaccgataatttcagtgcttgcagatattaccttgctgaaaaccacttgtcagatccttcagctcctcgttgggttcgacactcttacttatcgaaaggactacgatagatcctctatacttgtgggtcatcacccaacAGGGGCCCCCTCTAGTGGTTCTTCACTCCAGtgttgctcatatgttccagaaaaaatcataccgagaacttccatttttttcaaaaaaacaacactatggtaattttgctgaaaacatgcTCAAACATCCTTTGCATCATACCTTGCCAatccatatcaacaagcaacccaaAGGATGAAATTCATTGATCCAGCATTGACCACTCACACCATTTAGGCAACAACCCCCTTACTTGTACCCACAATCAAGCAACTCATCAATTTCGACAAGTTCCTCCTTCCACACTTACACTTTCACAGTTGCATCTGTATTAGGTAACCCAAACCAGGAGTATCCAGATACATGTTCTACCCAAATGAACATTTGGAGAAAGGACTTTAAATACATGTCACAATTATGCAATAGGTAGTATAAAATTTGCAAACACACGTTTGTTTGACCTCACAGGTTCAAATTGACACCACATGCTTGAAGTCCTgattttttgtccaaaaggaccggTTACCGAATGGATTTGCGAAAACAGACCACCTGAGTTGCAAAATGCCAGAAAGGATGCCCCCTATTTTGGCACCAGGCACGCCAGGCGACGCTATCACCTGCCGCCACAATAGGAGGCGGCTGGGTCCTCCCACCAGGGAGTGAGGCGGCCGACCCTGACTCATTACAGCAACTGGTCTGCGACGAAAACAGGCGAAGGCCGTGGGCCCTGCCGCCACCGTACGAGGCGGCCAACACTGTTGCGTCACACGCATGACTTCGATGCGCTGATTGCGAGGTCGGACGATGCGGGACACGACGTTTGATGATGCGGGTTACGAGGCTGAGATTCTGTTTCGTGTGAAGGAGGCAACCTTGCACTGTTGATGCAACAGAGACACGATGCAATTTTAGCATGGGTTGCCGACAATACAATGCTCTTGCTCCTTATATAGCAGATGCCGCTACTCCGGGCGCAAAGACTCTGCCTCGTCTCTcgctctcttctcttctcttctgttTCTAAGTCGAAACAACACACAAAGACATAGCAGAATAGGCGGAAACTCAGAAGCGGGAAAAACACGCGGTAAAAAATTGGCGTGGAAAAAATGCTGGGAAAAATGACGGGAAAGCCAGGTGGGTAAATTAACATGCTTAAATTAAGATACATTAACATGTCGAAATTAAtgttgaaattaagatacaacttgttgCGAATTTTAAGATACAATAACATAAATCTACTAAGTTCAAcatggatattttccttttccatcaccagcttcctctgctgccttggccgcacaagccctttctttctttctctgccTCTCCGCCTCACGAGCctcctgttgttgtcgttgcacctcctccagtcgacgTCCCTCTTCCCGGTTTTTCTTCAGCATCTCATTAATAAAACACCTCTGCTTCACACAGTACTCCGTTAACTCTTTTTCTCCTCTGTTGTCGTCTTTTTGGGATGCTCTTCCGCGTACGAACTTTCCCATGCAcgacgacctctttcacgaacCTCAGTCACCGCCCAGTCCAGCACTTCCGTGTCAATACAATGATAGTACATACACGGATGGCAGAGGGGACTACAACAAAAATAGAAATGTAAATATCAAAtcaacaataatatcaacaaTGTGTCTATTGTTGATGGTTGAAGCATACCGGAGGCTTGATCTtcctcataattggcgcacatgaaaaacttcatgcccaatctattcgaaaaatccgtcacctccttcaccttgtaaAGATCGCCACACCAACAACACAATACTTCCACCCCTTGAGGCAAACTCGTACTCTTCATTTTCCTAGACCTAATGCattgatccgagcaaggcaaatTCATAATGACTAGCGCATTGGTGTTTTCAAGTGTGGTTGGACGACGGGCGAAGACAGTTGCAATGCCTCGTTTTATAGGGTCATATGACGAGTGCAATGGCGAAAAAATAGGGACGAACGGATGAAAAATCAGACAGGAAAATACACTACAGGCATCGGATTCCAGTGTCAGTGTCACGAGGGAATCTACACGGTTTGTCACAATGCCGACCGCGTGGTGGAGTGGCGGTAGGGACCACTGCCTTGTCCGTTATGTTGTAGGCTAGTGGGCGAAATGGGAACAGGGCCGGCCGCCTGAGGCCATGGCGATAGGTCCGAGTCGCCTCCTGCCGTGGCGTGGGGTGACACGCGTCGCGTGGCGCGCGTGCCGCCAGAATAGGAgggtttctttttggcaatttgcACCATAGGTTGTCTGTTTTTGCAATTCTGTTCGGCAACCGGTCCTTTTGAATAAAAATTCTGAAGTCCTCGCATCATCGACGTTTGTTACGAGGTGATAATATTTTAGCTTCACACTaatgctgacaagagaaatactTTCATGTCGACGCCTAGGTATTAATAAAACATTGTATAACAATGCATGTGCATCTCTTTCTCTAACAATAAAGCAGGTACTGCTGCCGTACGTCGTGGTCGTTTTGTAGAAAACCCCCTGGAGTTTCCCGAAATCAATTTGTAGTCCGGATTTAAGTGAAAAAACGAatcatatttttgtatttttataggAAACCCCCTGTGATTTTCCGAAATCAACTCACATTACATATTTAAGTGAgagaacgaatcgttttttgtAATTTCTATAGAAACGTCCTTCAATTTTATATTAATTAATCTGCAGTTCAATTATAAGTGACAAATACTTTAAAAATCATATCTTGTAAACGATAACTCCAATTTTAaattattatatatgaaattttattagaaacatatgtagaatctgaatataatGTTACTTTATCTATCTAACTTTTAAAATTCTGTTTATAATGTAATTTTCATCAATAGTGATGCGCAGAGTCTAAATAtaatgttattttacttatttaacAATTTTAAATTCTATTAtgctgtaattttaatcaatagcgcACAATCCATTTTTTCGTAGTGAGGTCGATCCGTGTTGCAAATGAACACCTCATTAAAATGAGATTGAAGACAAAAAAACTATAATAATCGCATATGCATGTCTCGGCAAAAAATTACATGAAAACAGAAAAGTTGATGTTCAttttagggagagagagagagagtaacaGAGAGAGCATAGATGTATTCACAAAAAAAAGACAACGTAGATGTGAGTTTAAATAAAGATCTCAAGTTATGATTATTAGGTTAGGACGTGTTGTATAGTTTGCTCCCGTTACaatgcacgggctcttttgctagtagctAGTAAACGATGGTAGGCCACGGACTGAACCAAACATTTTAGGTGTCAATAAAGCAGTCCCGATTAATATAGCAGCATATTATTTTTGCAATTGAAGTCTTTCTTTTTTGAACAGGCCTAAATGAAATCTGGTACTCCCTCCCTAACTTTTATAAATAGCCAGGAGTAATATAGTAGTACTACTAAGATATATTGGCTTAAATGAGCAAAATATAATGACAGACGCATCCGCATCAGAAGAACCTCCACGCAGCTCACAAACGAAACTGACACAACATGGGCGTGGGTATGAACATGGTCCGCATTTTCAGCATGGTGTGAACGTCCAccccaaaagaaagaaaaacattcATGCAGCAATGGTGTGAACTTGCATGATTCATGGCCCGGCATTGATTGGCAGGATATCGCGCGCTTTACTGCGTACGCTGTCCGCTCGAAAGATTTCCTTTCCTGCACGCGCCCGCATTTATACGGCATCCGAGAAATTCTGCTTAAAAGACGCAGCGGAGATCCATCATCATCTCTCATTCTCTCCGTCTCCATTTCCAGCGACGCCGCGATGCAGGGTCGTCAGGCCGGCACGgcgctcctgctcctcctcgccgtcgtcgtcgcggtGCTCCCCGCGCCGTCGCTCGGCTGGGGCGTCGACGGGCACCTCATCGTCTGCCAGATCGCGCAGGTACACTTGCTTTCTGGATCTTGTCGCACGGTGTGAACTTTGCGCGCGTGTAGGCTGTGTGGTTTACTGATCGTGTTCGCAGGCCCGGCTGAGCGACGCGGCGGCGAAGGCGGTGGACGACCTGCTGCCGTCGGACGCCGGCGGCAACCTCAGCAGCCTCTGCTCCTGGGCCGACAAGGTGAGGTTCAGGTACCACTGGTCGGCGCCGCTCCACTTCATCGACGTCCCGGACAACGAGTGCAGCTACTCCTACGACAGTACGTAGCAGTTGTTTGACTGAAACTGACCGCAGCAAAAATAGTCCTGATCTTTGCACCGGTTTCCGTTGTCGTCTCAGGGGACTGCAAGGACGAGGAGGGCGTCAAGGGCCGCTGCGTCGCCGGCGCCATCAACAACTACACCTCCCAGCTCCTCACCTACGGATCATCATCGCCGTCGCCATCTTCTAAATCTTCCTCTTCCGGTCAATGTAATGCTCAGTTCGATCCTATACAAACTTCAGCGCACATCTTTTTCTGTAAACTGAATTACTGAAGATGCCAAGTTTTCTCTGTATGGAACACTGCAGATAACCTGACGGAAGCGCTCTTGTTCCTCTCACACTTCATGGGAGACATCCACCAGGTACCACTCCTTCCAAACCCCAACTGCCGGAATTCTGCAAGTGATTCTGTTGCGGGTTGCAGCTTCAGGCAGCTGATGCATCTTGTTTATATGTAGCCGCTGCATGTGGGGTTCGCCTCTGACAAAGGAGGCAACACGATCGACGTCCACTGGTACAGGAGGAAGACTGAACTCCATCATGTAAGCCTCATTCAGACTTCAGATTTCAGACGAAACAAGTGTGGCAATAATGCTGAAACTTGTACCTTCCGGTTGTTGTATGTTGTCAGATCTGGGACGTGAACATCATTCAGACGGCGGAGAAGGACTACTACGACGAAGACGCGGGCAAATTCGTCGATGCGTTGAACAAGAGCATAAAGGTGCGAAATCTTTCTGAATAGTTTTTCATCTGATCTACAAGTTGATGGTTCATGAGGTGGTGACGTGCTATGTAGATTTATGATATCTTATAGTAACTGACGCTGATCGATATACTGATTGCAGGGGGCGTGGTTAGACAAAGTGCAGGAATGGGAGGAGTGCGCCAAGAACCAGACGGCGTGCTCGGACATGTACGTTTGCTTGGTTGCATTTTTCACAAAGGGCGAAAAAATATAAGAAAATCTTTAGTATTTATTCGGTTAAATAAGTATATGGTAGCAAAATAAGAATACCGATCACATTTAATGGTCTGATCGATCTCAATTTAACTCTGCAAGATATGGGTCGGAGAGCATCGCTGCAGCATGCGACTCGGCGTACAAGAACGTGACAGAGGGTTCGACGCTGGGCGGTATGTATAATCGTATATCCGGTCAAACTAATATTTAATATATAGGAGTAATAAGTAAACTAAATGACCATTGTATTTGTGGGCTGCAGATGAGTATTTCGGAAGCAGGCTGCCGGTGGTCAAGTTGAGGCTGGCGCAAGGCGGCGTCCGATTGGCAGCTACGCTCAACAGGATATTTGGTGAATCCAAGCCTTAGTGATTATCATGTCGGGTTTTATAGACTGCAAGTGATTTTTGTAAATTGGCACAGATGATGCCTGGCGAGTGGGTGTTGTTCATTTTTCTATGGAAATAAAATGGATAGATCTTGGGACAATTGGAAATGGATGCATTGCACACGGCCTGATAATATCATGGCCAACAACATGCATGTGAAGAGGGTCTGCCGCGACCTGGTTTCTAGTGAGTCACTCACCAGCGGGTGTCCTCCGCGGTGAGCACCTCATGGCGGCAACTCCATTCggaagattttttttttttttttttga
Coding sequences within:
- the LOC123442445 gene encoding endonuclease 2, yielding MQGRQAGTALLLLLAVVVAVLPAPSLGWGVDGHLIVCQIAQARLSDAAAKAVDDLLPSDAGGNLSSLCSWADKVRFRYHWSAPLHFIDVPDNECSYSYDRDCKDEEGVKGRCVAGAINNYTSQLLTYGSSSPSPSSKSSSSGQYNLTEALLFLSHFMGDIHQPLHVGFASDKGGNTIDVHWYRRKTELHHIWDVNIIQTAEKDYYDEDAGKFVDALNKSIKGAWLDKVQEWEECAKNQTACSDIYGSESIAAACDSAYKNVTEGSTLGDEYFGSRLPVVKLRLAQGGVRLAATLNRIFGESKP